The following nucleotide sequence is from Paenibacillus odorifer.
GCTGGAGGAACGCTCCTTCAGACCAGACATTAATACATTGTGGAGTTCAGGATCAGACCACTTATAAGTTTTACGATTGAAATGCTGCCCGTTATCCCAGAGCATGGAAGTCATTTTCTTTTCTTTCAAATAATAAGTCAGATACTCGAAGAATTTAAGCTTCTCGCCCTGTTCAATCACACCCGTGTCTTTATCGAAACCTAATAAACCAAATTCGCCGACGATGACAGGGATGCCTTTAGCTACAAATGTATTGTAAACGTTATCAAAAGTTTGAGTGATATCGTTTTTTGTATCTTTTTCAAATGTGGTGTAGCCGGCAATGTTCACACTAAAAGGCCAGAAGCCATAGAAGTGAACGGTCGCAATAATATTCGGATCGTTTAGAGCCGTAATCGTCTTATAGAGATGATCCATTCTTGTTTGTGTAGGTGAAGACTCTAATGAAGGCAATACAAGTGGGCGGAGGTCGTTTTTCCCACCGGATTTCCGCACGATCTGATAGAAGGAGTTATTGAGTTCAGTAAGCATTTGCTCCATTTTTGCTTCGTCTGTGCTTCCACCATCGGTGAACCGAGGCTCATTTATGCTCTCGAACATCAGCTTATCGGATTTGTCCTTAAAGCGATCGGCAATTTGAGTCCAGGCTGCATTATAACGCGCCAGCGTTTCATCGTGTTTTTCTTCCATATGGCTTACCCATAGCCAGGAATCATGATGGACATTAATCATGACATAAAGCTTGGCGTCCAGTGCCCAGCCGACAACTTCTTCCACACGGTCGAGGTAGGCTTTTTCTAGGGTATAGTCTGGTGCCGCACCCATGTGAGTATCCCAGGTCACAGGAATCCGAATACTTTTATAGCCTTGAGCGGCGATCTTTTTAATAAGTTCTTGGGTCACACGAGGATTGCCCCAGGAGGTTTCGTCCTCACCTGTAGCATCTAAAGTATTACCGAGGTTCCATCCGGGCTGCATTTCGTCTACATAGGATTGGATCTTACTCTTTGGCGCTGCCTTAGCTTGTTGCTCATCCTTAGTTGCAGCTGCAGCCATGGATGAGAACAGAGAGAGCAGAAGAGCGGTGACAAGTGTCAATGATAAGAAGGATTTCTGGATTCGCGTAGTCATTGAATTCTCCTTTGTGAGATAAATTTAGGATGCTTGGACCTGGCTTTGACGCTGTACTTGGTGGTTAGATGAACACGAACACCTCCAATGTTATTTTTGTAAACGCTTTCTGAATATACCCTAACATAGAATTCACTCAGCGAGTACCTTACTAATTTGTGGCAAATTCATATAAGAATTAGTGATTTAAATTAATTTTCCCCACAGTTGGATAAAGAAATTATTTAAATATCCCTACTCGTAGAAATTGGTTATTCAATAGGATTATCTCTAGCTGCCCGTTATACAAAAAAGAAATATAACATGACAAAAGCATATATATTAGATATGATGAAGCATGAAAATTTAAAATTAGAAATAGGTGCCAACTATGAATGTTGCGGAAGTACAATCATAGATTGGTTAAATGGAAAGCGGGTGTGAATCCCGCGCGGTCCCGCCGCTGTAAAAGAGGAGTCCTTGCAAAATGCCACTGGGAAACTGGGAAGGCAGCAAGGGTGATGATACTTGAGCCAGAATATCTGCCTTTTTCTGTTACACCATCAAACTCTACGATCGATAGAGAGGTGCTT
It contains:
- a CDS encoding cellulase family glycosylhydrolase; amino-acid sequence: MTTRIQKSFLSLTLVTALLLSLFSSMAAAATKDEQQAKAAPKSKIQSYVDEMQPGWNLGNTLDATGEDETSWGNPRVTQELIKKIAAQGYKSIRIPVTWDTHMGAAPDYTLEKAYLDRVEEVVGWALDAKLYVMINVHHDSWLWVSHMEEKHDETLARYNAAWTQIADRFKDKSDKLMFESINEPRFTDGGSTDEAKMEQMLTELNNSFYQIVRKSGGKNDLRPLVLPSLESSPTQTRMDHLYKTITALNDPNIIATVHFYGFWPFSVNIAGYTTFEKDTKNDITQTFDNVYNTFVAKGIPVIVGEFGLLGFDKDTGVIEQGEKLKFFEYLTYYLKEKKMTSMLWDNGQHFNRKTYKWSDPELHNVLMSGLKERSSSTESDLVYLKKGAQIKDTKVKLNLNGNKLTTISANGKYLTKGKDYTLNGEELILKASQLKKLTASQKYGENAVLTLKFNKGVAWRLKVIVYDTAKLSDAKGTTESFAIPTTFNGNQLATMEAVYTAGGNAGPQDWTPFKEFGNTFSPSYNTKEIKLLPAFFKDVKDGEVILKFHFWNGDIITYKITKSGANVVGKSS